GCGGCGCGCGCTATCGTGGGGCCAGTGCGATCAACGCGACGCTAGCCGCAGCGCTGGGAACGCGCCTGCCGCTGTGGCTCTACCGCCTGCCTGGTATTCGACAGCTTCAAGACGGCGTGTACGACTGGGTAGCGAAAAACCGCAGCCGTCTGCCGGGCGATCGGCCATACTGCGAGCAGCATCCTGAGCAGTGCCGCTGACGAGGCCGCTCCACGGGCGGTGTGCCGCACAACGATGTGTACACACCGCAATCCCTGGAAGCGCAAAGGCATGTGGCTACTCGTGCGTGGTGTATGGGTGGTGCCGCACCAGGCTGTAGAAGATCCCCAGACAGATGCCGAACGCGATGTTCTGGGCGATCACCGGGGCCATACCGTAATCCGTCACAACCGGGTTGACCAATGGGATGATAAAATAGGCGATGAAGAAGATGATCAAGCCGTAGATCAGGCCAATCAGCGCGGGCAGGCCAAAGTCGGTCGTCATGTGCAGCATGCGGTGGGTGACGATGCCGAAGATCGCGCCGAGCACGATCGAGATCGCAAAGTGAATGATCGTTCCAGTCAGCACCGGGCCGACCTCGAAGCCGGGCGTGCTCATAACCGACGGCCCGTACACCGTCGCGGCGATGATCTTGGGCGGCTCCCAGACGCTAATGCCGGTCAGCAACGACAGGATCGGCGAGATCAGCACCATGACAGCGCCTGCAAGAAACCCGGCCACAGCGCCACCTAAACCGACGACATCGGGTACCGACCACCGACGTGTACCTGGGTACTTGCGGGCAGAGCTTTGCATAGCCATCCTCCTTGTCCACTACGAACGCTTCCAGCATCCCTGTTGTGTTACATAGTACTCCAATTTGCGCGTGTCTACCATCCTTGTACGATCTTACCCCTGGTTACGAATCTCGCACGCGGATGGATGGCAGGCGCGCAGCCGATAGGCGCTACTGGCATGTTTGTTGCTCGCCTCGTTCATGTAAGCCAGCAAGAGTCTTACCTGAAGGGGGAGCGCCATGACAGAGCATGATCGCAAGCAGACCGACGAGCAAGTCTACCAGCAGAGCAAAAATAAATCCGACGAGCTGCCGCAGGACCCCACGCCTGAGTACGACGAGGCGGTCGAAGAATCGTTTCCGGCCAGCGATCCGCCATCGACGACCGCCAGCGTTCCCGATGCGCCGACGACAGGCACGGATCGCTCCTAGAACGCACCCGACGCCAGCGTTTGGAGCCGATCCACGATCATCATGCAGCCGTGGATCGGCTTCTGTCAGTCCGCTGCCGGTCGATCTTGCAAAAATCCCTCAAAATTCGTCCGATTCCCCTCTTGACTCTCGGCAGACGATATGTTATGCTCTCGAAAGACTTTACAACACCGTCAACGTATCTACAGCTCAGGTGAATCACTATGTTAGTCGCAACCAAACAATCGTGGCATCTCGAATCGTCCAGGCAGCGGGCATACGCCATGTACTGCCCACGTGGTACGATGCGTTGCCCGATGAGCGATAATCCAAATAGATGGTTGCGACCGCATATACGCGCCTAGTTCCACGGATACGCAGTATATACCGGTCGCTCCCACGGGGCGACCGGTATTCTTTTCCCGGTCACAACCATCACGCTCCATGATCGATCACCGGATCGATCGCGCAGGATGTTTGCGCTGTAAAGTGTAAACTTTTATTCGGGCTGGTTTCAAACTCACGGCGTGGTGTACGAAACCGGCGGATCGGAAACGACGAGGTGCTGGCTGGAGATCCTTCGACCGTCAATCGAAGGGGAGCAATCCCCGACTTCAGCTTCTTTCCCTCGTCGGCTAGCTCTGGGGGAGTGGCCGAGTGGTCAAAGGCGATAGACATACCTCTACACCCTTTCCTCGGATCGAGGTGACGTGGGGGTTCCTTCGGGATCTATTGGCGTATGCTCTCGTGGCTTCGCCCTGAGGGCACCCGCTCACCTCCCCCACCAACAGCGACGGCCCTGGCTGGCCGGGCACGCAGCGGGACAAGTTGAAGCGCTAAGAGCGGTACGGTCGAGCCAGCGTCACACGGTCCTGTCGCAGGCGAAAACGCCGCCGCGTGCCACCGCTGTCTTTTGTGGCTGCCATCGGCAGCGTTCGTATATGGTGAGGTGCTGGCTGGCGTTCCTTCGCCACCATTAGCCCCGAGTCGCGGCAACGACTCCACCCGCTCGCGGGTGTGTGGGCGGCGTCAGCCTCCATTCCCTCCCCGGTCGTTGGCGAGACGAGGTGCCTGCTGGGGTTCCTTCGATTGGCTCATCCAGGTTCGACTCCTGGGGCGGCGGCAACGTCGTCCAGCCCCGGCGACGATTCCCTCGTCTTCAATCGGATGCAAGGAGATCGCTGTCACGCGGATCTGAAGGGCTGATGCGGCCTTGGGGGAGTAGCTCAACTGGTAGAGCAGCGTGCTTCTACGCCATTTCCTCGGTTCGAGGTGTAGTAGGAGATACTTCGACTTTTAATCGGCAGGTTGCGAGTTCGAGTCTCGCCTCCCCCACCACTATGCATCAGCGGCGGGATGTAGCTCAGCGGTAGAGCGGCTGTTTCATACGCAGCAGGCCAGTGGTTCGATTCCACCCATCCCGACAACGACGGGGAAGTAGCTCAGCGGTAGAGCGGCAGGTGGGGCAGCAACGCCCGCCAGAGACTTCCGCGCCATTCCCTCGCTGCGAGGTAACTGTGGGAGTTCCTTCGTTTCTCACGCGGCAGGTCGCGAGTTCGCCCAGAGGGCACCCGCCCGCCTTCCCCGATCTCTGGCTGTTGGTCTTTTTCTTCAAAGGAGGTGCCGCATGACCAACATCGTCCGTCGGCTATTCGGATCGCGCCCTGCTGGCTATGAGCAGGCGACCGGGGTGAACCATGAGGGCTTTCCCAGCTTCACCCGCACGCTGGAAGAGCAGTACCTGCAAGTGCTGCTCACCAACACGCTCGGCCACACGTTCTACGCATCAGTGGGCGACAACTACACGCAGGCGCAGGATGTCCACCAGCGCATGCTGGCGAGCGATCCTGCCTTCGCCGCCCGCGCCATCGTCTATGCGCGCGAGCAGGGCACGATGCGGCTCCAGCCGATCATCGGGCTGGTATACCTCTCGCTGGTCGACCGGACGCTGTTTCGTGCGATCTTCCCGCGTGTGATTCAAACACCCGGCGATCTGCTCGACTTCGTGCAGATCGTGCGCAGCAAGCAGATTCGCGCCGGGCTGGGCCGGACGATCAAGGACGAGGTCAACCGCTGGCTGAACGGCATCGGCGAGTACCACGTGATCAAGTACGGCTCCGACGCGGGAGCCAAGCTTTCGCTGCGCGACGTGCTGCGCCTGACGCATCCGCAGCCGTGCGACGAGCAGCACGACGCGCTCTTTCTGTATCTGACCGACCGACAGAAGTGGCGCGATACGTACGGCGAGCGCATCGCCGAGATCGTGCCGCAGATCCACGCGCTGGAGGTCTTGAAGCGCACCGAGGACGCGACGGAGATTCGCGCCTTGATCGAGCGGGGCCGCCTGCCGTACGAGGTTGTCACCGGCGCGATCAAGCCCGACAAGGAAACCTGGGTCTTTCTGATGCGGCAGATGCCCTACTTCGCCCTGCTGCGCCACCTGAACACGCTTCAGCGGGCGGGCGTGCTGGCCGACGCCGAGATCGC
This genomic interval from Herpetosiphonaceae bacterium contains the following:
- a CDS encoding TROVE domain-containing protein produces the protein MTNIVRRLFGSRPAGYEQATGVNHEGFPSFTRTLEEQYLQVLLTNTLGHTFYASVGDNYTQAQDVHQRMLASDPAFAARAIVYAREQGTMRLQPIIGLVYLSLVDRTLFRAIFPRVIQTPGDLLDFVQIVRSKQIRAGLGRTIKDEVNRWLNGIGEYHVIKYGSDAGAKLSLRDVLRLTHPQPCDEQHDALFLYLTDRQKWRDTYGERIAEIVPQIHALEVLKRTEDATEIRALIERGRLPYEVVTGAIKPDKETWVFLMRQMPYFALLRHLNTLQRAGVLADAEIAGYVAGRLANADALRKAKVLPFRLHAAWVAFEPSNAEEQRVKAALEQALELAFVNLPKLPGVVAIAPDVSGSMSGSIHHPSKVRYIDVAAIFAGAMLKASRDALVLPFETGVVKVDLKPTLPLMQIVATLASIGGGGTAVSAPISMLHKQRTAVDVFIGITDNVEWAHDSYGGEGFLPTWRRYRKEVAPQAQAFLITIAPYPQAVAPPDEPGVHYVYGWADHVPTYIAQTLAGYAGQVEAVRQVQL